From a single Anaerolineales bacterium genomic region:
- a CDS encoding ABC transporter ATP-binding protein, translating into MTHLALTNISKYFGDFTAVHDFNLDVKKGEFVSFLGPSGCGKTTTLRMIAGFELPSSGAISLEGENITDKAPNQRNVGMVFQSYALFPNMTVAQNIGFGLRVRKENDADIKKRVNEMLSIIHMEDKANSFPYQLSGGQMQRVALARALAIRPEVLLLDEPLSALDAKIRVSLRAEIRSIQQKLGITAIYVTHDQEEALSLSDRIVVMNAGEMEQVGTPFEIYNFPTTRFVASFVGSLNTAEAEIMDPAKGVLSMDGIQLESSNDLKGKNRGDKVTIAIRPERLNFLAEGSKENVFDGKVENITFLGSVVRVEMTIGKRKFSMDTFNRPSLELPTIGDACKVTCSNKAVLILKD; encoded by the coding sequence ATGACCCACCTTGCACTTACCAACATTTCAAAATATTTTGGGGATTTCACTGCCGTCCACGATTTCAACTTGGATGTGAAGAAAGGCGAATTCGTCTCATTCCTGGGACCGTCCGGCTGTGGAAAGACGACCACCCTGCGCATGATTGCAGGCTTTGAACTTCCTTCCTCAGGGGCAATCTCTCTTGAAGGTGAGAATATCACCGACAAGGCACCGAATCAGCGTAACGTTGGCATGGTATTCCAATCGTATGCGCTCTTTCCCAATATGACCGTTGCCCAGAATATTGGCTTTGGTCTGCGTGTTCGCAAGGAAAATGATGCCGATATCAAAAAACGCGTAAACGAAATGCTCTCCATCATTCACATGGAAGATAAGGCGAACAGTTTTCCGTACCAACTTTCAGGTGGACAGATGCAGCGCGTCGCTCTTGCCCGTGCTTTGGCAATTCGTCCCGAAGTCCTGCTCCTCGACGAGCCTCTCTCCGCACTGGACGCCAAGATCCGTGTTTCCCTGCGCGCCGAGATCCGCAGCATCCAACAGAAGTTGGGCATCACCGCCATCTACGTCACCCACGATCAGGAGGAGGCGCTTTCCCTCTCCGACCGTATCGTTGTGATGAATGCCGGCGAAATGGAGCAGGTTGGCACGCCGTTCGAGATCTACAACTTCCCGACCACGCGTTTTGTTGCCAGCTTTGTCGGTTCGCTGAATACAGCTGAAGCTGAAATCATGGACCCTGCCAAGGGTGTTCTGAGCATGGACGGGATCCAGCTCGAATCATCCAATGACTTGAAAGGGAAAAACAGGGGTGATAAAGTAACGATCGCCATCCGCCCCGAACGATTGAATTTTCTTGCCGAGGGGAGCAAGGAAAATGTGTTCGATGGAAAGGTGGAAAATATTACTTTCCTTGGTTCCGTCGTGCGTGTGGAAATGACGATCGGCAAACGGAAATTCAGTATGGATACATTCAATCGCCCCTCGCTCGAACTTCCAACTATTGGGGATGCTTGCAAAGTAACCTGTTCCAACAAGGCGGTCTTGATCCTGAAAGACTGA
- a CDS encoding ABC transporter permease subunit, giving the protein MSFLSRIRRFPFWGWFWFILGALYFILPLYATVAFSLSWDPADPFKAYERSFGDRRFWDSFLLSNTLALATIFASIVLVVPTAYWIRLKLPQARRIVEFLTLMPFVVPAIILVFGMIRIYSTPFTIPFTDIVFMRPLTQFKLGTNILIVAGYMVLSMPYMYRSVDTGMRTVDIRTLTEAAQSLGANWFTIITRIILPNIRSALLSGALLTFAIVVGEVVLASFLGVQAFGPYLFLLGQHRAYEPAALSFVSFLLTWVAMGLIQLITGGQGQAAGGH; this is encoded by the coding sequence ATGAGTTTCCTTTCGCGAATTCGTAGATTTCCGTTTTGGGGCTGGTTCTGGTTTATTTTGGGCGCGTTATATTTCATCCTGCCGCTCTACGCCACGGTTGCCTTTTCGTTAAGCTGGGACCCTGCGGACCCGTTCAAAGCCTATGAGAGATCGTTCGGCGACCGGCGTTTTTGGGATAGTTTCCTTCTCTCGAACACATTGGCATTGGCGACCATTTTCGCATCCATTGTTTTGGTTGTGCCGACCGCCTACTGGATCCGTTTGAAGCTCCCGCAGGCGCGTCGCATTGTGGAATTTCTGACATTGATGCCCTTTGTAGTTCCCGCGATCATTCTGGTCTTTGGCATGATCCGTATCTATAGTACGCCGTTTACCATTCCCTTCACCGACATCGTTTTCATGCGCCCGCTGACGCAGTTTAAGCTGGGAACCAACATCCTGATTGTGGCGGGATACATGGTGCTTTCGATGCCGTACATGTATCGTTCCGTGGATACGGGCATGCGCACGGTGGACATCCGCACCCTGACCGAAGCGGCTCAAAGCCTCGGGGCGAATTGGTTCACCATCATCACCCGTATCATCCTTCCGAATATCCGCTCGGCGTTGTTAAGCGGAGCGCTGCTAACGTTTGCCATTGTGGTGGGGGAGGTGGTACTGGCATCCTTCCTCGGTGTACAGGCTTTTGGTCCCTATCTCTTCCTGCTCGGACAGCACCGCGCCTATGAGCCCGCTGCGCTCTCCTTTGTGAGTTTCCTGCTCACATGGGTTGCAATGGGCTTGATCCAACTCATCACTGGCGGTCAGGGACAGGCGGCTGGCGGACATTAA
- a CDS encoding ABC transporter permease subunit, whose translation MAQASTFKGPRSATSWKTWLGVVPFFLFAILFLLLPSFRLLTASFSAPDGSFTFDNIRQLFTEPLIVNSYRLSIQISAVTALGGGIFGFLLAYSVTVGGLPKPLRSVLITFSGVASNFAGVPLAFAFVATLGRQGFITAILKNVFNMDVYASGFNLYSFAGLSLVYMYFQFPLMVLIMAPALDGLKKEWREAAENLGANTTQYWLRVAMPVLLPSILGSMILLFGNAFGAYATAYALTGGRIGLVTIQIGAQIRGDVLYNPGLGYAMAVGMVFIMAVSLTGYSLLQARTERWLK comes from the coding sequence ATGGCGCAGGCTTCTACTTTCAAGGGTCCCAGGTCCGCCACGAGCTGGAAAACTTGGCTTGGCGTTGTACCCTTTTTTCTGTTTGCTATTCTTTTTCTGCTCCTGCCATCGTTTCGATTGTTAACGGCAAGCTTCTCGGCGCCGGACGGATCGTTTACGTTCGATAATATCCGACAGTTGTTCACCGAACCGCTTATCGTCAATTCGTACCGGTTGAGCATTCAGATCAGCGCGGTGACCGCGCTTGGCGGAGGCATTTTTGGTTTTCTGCTTGCTTATTCGGTCACGGTGGGCGGGCTTCCCAAACCGCTTCGTTCGGTTTTGATCACTTTTTCCGGGGTTGCATCCAACTTTGCGGGGGTTCCGCTTGCGTTTGCCTTCGTCGCCACGCTCGGACGGCAGGGTTTTATCACTGCGATCTTAAAGAACGTCTTTAATATGGATGTCTATGCTTCCGGGTTCAATCTCTACAGCTTTGCAGGATTGAGTCTGGTGTACATGTATTTTCAATTTCCCTTGATGGTATTGATCATGGCTCCGGCATTGGATGGATTGAAGAAGGAATGGCGCGAAGCCGCGGAAAATCTCGGCGCGAACACCACCCAATATTGGTTGAGGGTTGCAATGCCTGTCTTGCTGCCGTCCATCCTTGGTTCCATGATCTTGTTGTTCGGGAACGCCTTTGGCGCGTATGCCACCGCCTATGCCCTGACCGGCGGGCGGATCGGACTGGTCACGATTCAGATTGGAGCGCAGATCCGAGGCGATGTTTTGTACAATCCCGGCTTGGGATACGCGATGGCGGTCGGCATGGTCTTCATCATGGCGGTCTCTTTGACCGGATATTCATTGCTTCAGGCAAGGACGGAAAGGTGGCTGAAATGA
- a CDS encoding extracellular solute-binding protein produces MSTRKFAYQLLALFIIAATILSACGGGGGGSSSDFDWSTATSVEDGGGMDALIAAAKAEGMLTTIALPHDWCNYGGVIDAFKAKYGLTVNELNPDAGSADEIEAIKANKDNKGPQAPDVIDVGFSWGESSKAEGLITPYKVSTWDTIPDDAKDSDGYWYGDYYGVLAFLVNTDVQPDVPQDWSDLLDPKYAGQIALSGDPRVSNQAIQSVYAAALANGGSLDNAQPGLDYFAQLNAAGNLIPLIANNGLVATGEIPIRITWDYNALSAIDTFEGNPNATVVIPATGRFAGVYVQAISAYSPQPAAARLWMEFLYSDEGQLLWMEGYCHPIREPDLRARGVIPQELLDKLPDVSGAVFPSLDQLTAANELITKNWDSAVGSDIK; encoded by the coding sequence ATGAGTACCAGGAAATTTGCCTATCAATTGCTCGCACTGTTCATCATTGCAGCTACCATCTTGTCGGCTTGCGGCGGAGGTGGCGGCGGTTCTTCCAGCGATTTCGATTGGAGCACCGCCACGTCCGTTGAAGACGGCGGCGGTATGGATGCTCTGATCGCCGCGGCGAAAGCCGAAGGTATGCTCACCACCATTGCCCTTCCGCATGACTGGTGCAATTACGGCGGCGTCATCGATGCCTTCAAAGCCAAGTACGGGCTGACTGTTAACGAATTGAATCCTGACGCCGGCTCCGCTGACGAGATCGAAGCCATCAAGGCGAACAAGGACAACAAAGGTCCCCAGGCTCCTGATGTCATTGACGTTGGTTTCTCATGGGGTGAATCATCCAAAGCGGAAGGCTTGATCACTCCCTATAAGGTCTCCACATGGGATACCATTCCTGACGATGCCAAAGATTCCGATGGATACTGGTATGGCGATTACTATGGCGTGTTGGCGTTCCTCGTGAACACCGATGTCCAGCCGGACGTGCCGCAAGATTGGTCTGACCTGCTCGATCCGAAATATGCGGGACAGATCGCCCTCTCCGGTGACCCGCGCGTTTCCAATCAGGCGATCCAGTCCGTGTACGCCGCAGCGCTCGCCAATGGCGGTTCGTTGGATAACGCCCAGCCCGGTCTGGATTACTTTGCCCAGTTGAACGCGGCTGGCAACCTGATCCCCTTGATCGCCAATAATGGCTTGGTCGCCACCGGTGAAATTCCAATCCGCATCACATGGGACTATAATGCCCTCTCCGCCATCGATACCTTCGAAGGCAACCCGAACGCCACGGTGGTGATCCCCGCCACGGGTCGTTTTGCAGGTGTGTATGTCCAGGCGATCAGCGCTTACTCGCCCCAGCCTGCCGCCGCCCGCTTGTGGATGGAATTCCTGTATTCGGATGAAGGACAGCTTTTGTGGATGGAAGGATACTGCCACCCGATCCGCGAACCTGACCTGCGCGCACGCGGCGTCATTCCTCAGGAACTGCTTGATAAACTGCCCGATGTTTCCGGTGCGGTCTTCCCGTCACTGGACCAGCTTACAGCAGCCAATGAGTTGATCACCAAGAACTGGGACTCTGCGGTTGGTTCCGACATCAAGTAA
- a CDS encoding inorganic phosphate transporter translates to MPLISSELLFVIMLALIFEFINGMRDSSNIVATMISSRAFRPQTALGLTAVAEFLGPFLFGVTVARTVGSDIVNSQLLTLDALIACLLAAIIWNLITWFFGIPSSSSHALIGGLLGVVIFAAGLAAINLNGLYKVLLGLFFSPLAGFFVGFGVLRLIYFLVRNATPRINVFFKRAQFFTAVGLALSHGTNDAQKTMGIITLSLLIGGALTEFQVPFWVVFISAATMALGAGLGGWRLIRTLGGKFYKIRPVDSFATQMSSAFVIFASSFGGAPVSTTQVVSSAIVGVGASERLSKVRWTVVSDIFTAWMVTIPVSGLIAAGIYWVLVYWKAQM, encoded by the coding sequence ATGCCGTTAATCTCAAGTGAACTTCTCTTTGTTATTATGCTGGCATTGATTTTTGAATTCATTAACGGAATGCGTGACTCCAGCAATATCGTGGCGACCATGATTTCCTCGCGGGCTTTTCGCCCGCAAACAGCGCTTGGTTTGACCGCTGTAGCTGAATTTCTCGGTCCTTTTCTGTTCGGTGTGACCGTTGCGAGGACGGTCGGCAGCGATATTGTCAATTCGCAGCTCTTGACTCTTGATGCATTGATCGCTTGCCTGCTGGCAGCCATCATTTGGAATCTGATCACCTGGTTCTTTGGGATTCCCAGCAGTTCATCCCATGCTCTGATCGGCGGTTTGCTTGGAGTGGTGATCTTTGCAGCCGGGCTCGCAGCGATCAACCTCAACGGGTTGTATAAAGTTTTGCTCGGTTTGTTCTTTTCCCCTCTGGCTGGTTTTTTCGTGGGATTTGGTGTGTTGCGCCTCATCTACTTCCTGGTGCGTAATGCGACTCCACGTATCAATGTGTTTTTCAAACGTGCCCAGTTCTTTACCGCGGTCGGGCTGGCATTAAGCCATGGAACGAATGATGCACAGAAGACCATGGGGATCATCACCTTAAGTCTGTTGATCGGCGGCGCTTTGACCGAATTCCAAGTCCCGTTTTGGGTGGTCTTCATCAGCGCGGCGACCATGGCACTTGGAGCTGGTCTGGGGGGCTGGAGGCTGATCCGTACCCTCGGCGGGAAGTTCTACAAGATCCGCCCGGTGGACAGTTTCGCCACGCAGATGTCGTCTGCTTTTGTGATCTTTGCATCATCGTTTGGAGGTGCGCCGGTAAGCACCACACAGGTGGTGAGTTCTGCCATCGTTGGCGTGGGAGCTTCGGAGCGTTTGAGCAAGGTGCGTTGGACAGTCGTCAGTGATATATTTACAGCGTGGATGGTGACCATTCCGGTCAGCGGATTGATCGCTGCCGGTATTTACTGGGTCCTTGTTTATTGGAAGGCGCAGATGTAA
- a CDS encoding DUF47 family protein: MFGIFKRREDKFQKLIEEQASLAYEGMRLLVKYLETNDPEIAEQLTMKEKEADEVRRILIDELNHTFVTPFDREDIFSLSRSIDDVVDYADTTVVEMVILKVESTPYMQRIATLLKDAAYEIWQGVLRLPKHPKVALDHAQRAKALENRVEMVYREAVADLFSGPEDVHHVVEMLKLREVYRHLSNAADRGDEAANTIADIVVKKT; encoded by the coding sequence ATGTTTGGTATTTTCAAACGCAGGGAAGATAAATTCCAAAAGTTGATCGAGGAGCAGGCATCCCTTGCCTATGAGGGGATGCGCCTGCTGGTCAAATATTTGGAGACGAACGATCCGGAGATCGCCGAGCAGTTGACGATGAAGGAAAAGGAGGCGGATGAGGTGCGCCGCATCCTGATCGACGAGTTGAACCACACCTTCGTCACGCCGTTCGACCGCGAGGATATTTTTTCGCTTTCCCGCTCGATTGACGATGTCGTGGACTACGCCGATACCACCGTGGTGGAGATGGTCATCCTGAAGGTTGAATCCACGCCGTACATGCAGAGGATCGCGACTCTTTTAAAGGATGCGGCGTATGAGATCTGGCAAGGGGTACTGCGCCTGCCGAAGCATCCCAAAGTTGCGCTCGATCATGCCCAACGCGCCAAGGCGCTCGAAAACCGCGTGGAGATGGTCTACCGTGAGGCGGTCGCCGACCTGTTCAGCGGTCCGGAGGATGTCCATCATGTTGTGGAGATGTTGAAACTGCGCGAAGTATACCGCCATCTGTCGAACGCGGCAGACCGCGGCGATGAAGCGGCAAATACCATTGCGGATATTGTGGTGAAGAAAACTTAA
- a CDS encoding trimethylamine methyltransferase family protein, with amino-acid sequence MSFAALLTQEQVEKIHNASLEILEETGLKVRYEPARELFKKHGCHVEEERVKFPRAVVEKYRKMVPPSFTFRGRDPKFDKTIPQDSPVIVTASSAPDIIDPVTGVERRAESRDIAQIAHLINELPGYDIFSISTLADDAPADQFTISRLYPAIKYCLKPIRVTTTDMKDTLSVMEMAYMVAGGKEAYHEHPFLTHHYCPVVSPLTMDKLSTENVMFFAKEGLPVYPTIVPNAGLTSPMSMAGTLVQGNAEFLSALVLMQMVKEGTPTIYATLGTVADMRSGAYTSGGIECGMLHMAFAQMARFYNVPAGGYVGLTNSKVNDAQAGYETGMSGIAGLLGGMDMFNIGGLIDALKTFDFAKAVIDDEMAQMMKRVKHGISFSDDDLGLNLIKEIGPGGSFITVKHTISRMKTEAVMTKMADRDARTIWEKKGATDIHAKAMKRAREIMANNTEPLISPELDGKIRAVFPGLVTGELQPIE; translated from the coding sequence ATGTCATTCGCCGCTTTACTTACGCAGGAACAGGTCGAAAAGATTCACAATGCTTCGTTGGAGATTTTAGAGGAAACAGGTTTGAAGGTCCGTTATGAACCTGCGCGTGAGTTGTTCAAAAAACACGGATGTCATGTGGAGGAAGAGCGCGTCAAATTCCCGCGTGCGGTGGTGGAGAAATACCGCAAGATGGTTCCGCCGTCGTTCACTTTTCGCGGACGCGACCCGAAATTCGATAAGACGATTCCGCAGGACAGTCCGGTGATTGTTACGGCGAGTTCAGCGCCCGATATCATAGATCCAGTTACAGGCGTGGAAAGACGCGCCGAGTCGCGTGACATCGCGCAGATCGCGCATCTCATCAACGAACTGCCGGGTTACGACATCTTCTCCATTTCCACGCTGGCGGATGACGCGCCCGCGGATCAATTCACAATCTCGCGCCTGTATCCCGCCATCAAATATTGTCTCAAACCGATCCGTGTCACCACGACCGACATGAAGGACACGCTCAGCGTGATGGAGATGGCGTACATGGTTGCGGGCGGGAAGGAAGCCTATCACGAGCATCCGTTCCTGACGCATCATTACTGTCCCGTTGTTTCGCCGCTGACGATGGATAAGCTTTCGACGGAGAACGTGATGTTCTTTGCAAAGGAGGGGTTGCCCGTATATCCGACCATCGTGCCGAATGCGGGGTTGACTTCACCCATGTCGATGGCAGGGACGCTGGTGCAGGGCAATGCGGAATTTTTGTCCGCGTTGGTGTTGATGCAAATGGTGAAGGAGGGTACGCCGACGATCTATGCTACGCTCGGCACGGTCGCGGACATGCGCTCCGGTGCATACACATCGGGCGGGATCGAGTGTGGTATGCTCCATATGGCGTTCGCACAGATGGCGCGTTTTTATAATGTACCTGCGGGCGGATATGTGGGGCTGACCAATTCCAAGGTCAACGATGCGCAGGCTGGTTATGAGACGGGCATGTCTGGCATTGCGGGTCTCTTGGGGGGCATGGATATGTTCAATATCGGCGGTTTGATCGATGCATTGAAGACGTTCGACTTTGCCAAAGCCGTCATTGACGATGAAATGGCGCAAATGATGAAGCGTGTGAAACACGGCATTTCATTCAGCGACGATGATCTGGGTTTGAATTTGATCAAGGAGATCGGACCGGGTGGCTCATTCATCACTGTCAAGCACACCATCAGCCGCATGAAGACCGAGGCGGTGATGACCAAAATGGCAGACCGCGATGCGCGCACCATTTGGGAGAAGAAAGGCGCGACCGACATCCATGCGAAGGCAATGAAACGCGCAAGGGAGATCATGGCGAACAACACCGAGCCGCTGATTTCCCCCGAATTGGATGGGAAGATCCGTGCTGTATTCCCAGGATTGGTGACGGGCGAGTTGCAGCCGATCGAGTAA
- a CDS encoding PfkB family carbohydrate kinase — MSVKKQPPPAYVGFGMLTPVYIMSLDKLPKLNTGAIVHQVSDYVYDDAAIIACNLSQWGVPSAMIGTAVGDDMLGHHVADMLKKLGVQGKVRFTDQYKTPLEVNVSDKQGARTYFWQRSDEILRTLDTADLSIIKKSKLLYVDWYDGDHIVRAMEEAKRHNVPVFLNFEHGHTHHDLLKKYAETVTVCQAVTDAAQIGKRQAMLGTARKLIRAGIQTAIITMASQGCMVLQGEEIVRAYAPKVKAVDASGAGATFSSGYIYGYLQGWDMEQTVRFAIAAASLKVTRTGLEMFPVQEILGLARMVRIERMVYRDDQFHVIRKFLRLPPLNPVINMNNALVKQGQRLAERILPKKKVERRSRIKKSLVE; from the coding sequence ATGTCTGTAAAAAAACAACCTCCCCCTGCTTACGTCGGCTTTGGCATGTTGACCCCAGTCTACATCATGTCGCTGGATAAACTGCCGAAACTGAACACTGGCGCCATCGTGCATCAGGTCAGCGACTACGTCTATGACGACGCCGCCATCATCGCCTGCAACCTCAGCCAATGGGGCGTGCCGTCCGCGATGATCGGCACGGCAGTGGGGGATGACATGCTTGGTCATCATGTGGCGGATATGCTGAAGAAACTTGGCGTGCAGGGGAAGGTGCGCTTCACGGATCAATACAAGACTCCGCTTGAAGTGAACGTTTCGGATAAACAAGGCGCGCGTACCTATTTCTGGCAGCGGTCAGACGAGATTTTGAGAACGTTAGACACGGCGGATTTGTCGATCATAAAAAAATCGAAACTGCTCTACGTGGACTGGTACGACGGCGACCACATCGTCCGCGCGATGGAAGAGGCGAAGCGGCACAACGTGCCCGTGTTCCTGAACTTTGAGCATGGACACACACACCATGACCTGTTGAAGAAATACGCGGAAACGGTCACGGTTTGTCAGGCGGTGACGGACGCGGCGCAGATCGGAAAAAGACAGGCGATGCTTGGCACCGCGCGCAAACTCATCAGGGCAGGCATACAGACTGCGATCATCACCATGGCGAGTCAGGGCTGTATGGTCCTGCAGGGCGAGGAGATCGTCCGCGCATACGCACCCAAGGTGAAAGCGGTGGACGCCTCTGGCGCGGGCGCGACGTTCTCCTCGGGGTATATCTATGGTTATTTGCAAGGCTGGGACATGGAGCAGACCGTCCGCTTTGCGATTGCCGCGGCGTCGCTGAAAGTGACCCGCACCGGACTGGAGATGTTCCCTGTGCAGGAGATCCTTGGGTTGGCACGTATGGTACGGATCGAGCGCATGGTCTATCGCGACGACCAGTTCCATGTCATTCGCAAGTTTCTGCGTTTGCCGCCGCTAAACCCCGTGATCAATATGAACAATGCCCTTGTCAAACAGGGGCAAAGACTTGCCGAAAGAATTTTACCGAAAAAGAAAGTGGAACGAAGAAGCAGGATAAAAAAATCTTTGGTGGAATAA
- a CDS encoding FAD-dependent oxidoreductase — MKTQAEIVVIGGGIFGAQVAYHLAKNGRKDVVIIEKGEIASGESSHAAGLVTQFATSQAMLRFRMYSVQLYKELGLFDTVGSLRVASSREQLLEMERSVSRAKALGLDCEVISPEESKRHFPHISDKELYGGIYLPGDGQLDPYTTTTSMVNFAKQLGVEVYTNTRVTGIKLSAQGEVEAVVTDKGEVRCEIIVNAAGMWAPRIAAMAGLHIPTTPVDHQHIALRAVPGHEFDAQTPCLRDPDNLVYMRQEQGGLVIGGYEPKPLPRWIDGTPWEHGSKSFPGDFDQFEMLLEGAIRRLPFLDQAGIITLVRHPGAYTPDCHPLLGPMPGVKGFWMLAGMSLNGYGGAGGMGKLLAEWIIDGEAPMDVYGYRATRFGNYYSDFKYAAERTMESVKYYYRLRFPHDEHETARPHRTSPVHYRLMENGAVFGEKFGWERVNFFEPGKEWRRMGEDQRKWGWSKPPFFERLRAEAIATRERVCLYDLTSFGKIEVKGKGALPLLQRLTSSNIDKPVGSAIYTQFLNRNGGIESDLTVIRLGEEHFWVITGSGFIANDHARILMHVDEKDGDVSIRDITMEHACLALWGPKSRDVLKKITASDVSNEAHPYLTTKPIVINGVTVLAQRVSYAGELGWELYIPNNRATMVWDMLIEAGKEFGMELGGYKVLDPLRLEKGFKYFTVDITPTTTPYEAGLGFCVDLDKGNFIGREALVKQKAEGVTRKLCTLVLTDTEDFKQIYGGEAVYHGDKLVTRVRSGGYGFTVKKNILYAYLPIELAKKCERFTIELIEGNLEAEVTANVLYDPKSEKLKA; from the coding sequence ATGAAGACTCAGGCAGAGATCGTGGTGATTGGCGGTGGGATATTTGGGGCGCAGGTTGCGTATCATCTTGCGAAGAACGGGCGCAAGGACGTTGTCATTATTGAAAAAGGCGAAATCGCCAGCGGAGAGTCTTCTCACGCGGCGGGGCTTGTCACGCAGTTTGCCACATCGCAAGCCATGCTGCGCTTCCGCATGTATAGCGTGCAGTTGTATAAGGAGTTGGGGCTGTTCGATACTGTCGGCAGTTTGCGCGTGGCTTCGAGCAGGGAGCAACTGCTCGAAATGGAACGCAGCGTCAGCCGCGCCAAGGCGCTGGGACTGGACTGCGAAGTCATTTCCCCTGAAGAATCCAAGCGGCATTTTCCGCATATTTCCGATAAAGAATTGTACGGCGGCATCTACCTGCCCGGTGACGGTCAACTTGACCCGTACACCACAACCACATCAATGGTGAATTTTGCCAAACAGTTGGGCGTGGAGGTGTACACCAACACGCGCGTGACGGGCATCAAACTGTCGGCGCAGGGAGAGGTCGAGGCGGTTGTAACAGACAAGGGTGAAGTCCGATGCGAGATCATCGTCAACGCGGCAGGCATGTGGGCGCCGCGCATCGCCGCCATGGCGGGTCTGCACATCCCGACCACTCCAGTTGACCATCAGCATATTGCGCTGCGAGCCGTGCCCGGGCATGAGTTCGATGCGCAGACGCCGTGTTTGCGTGACCCCGATAATTTGGTGTATATGCGGCAGGAGCAGGGCGGGTTGGTGATCGGCGGTTATGAACCGAAGCCGCTGCCGCGCTGGATCGACGGCACGCCGTGGGAGCATGGTAGTAAATCTTTTCCTGGTGACTTTGACCAATTTGAAATGCTGCTTGAAGGCGCAATTCGACGTTTGCCATTTTTGGATCAGGCGGGCATTATTACGCTGGTGCGTCACCCTGGCGCGTACACCCCTGACTGTCATCCGCTGTTGGGACCAATGCCCGGCGTAAAAGGGTTTTGGATGCTGGCGGGCATGTCGCTGAACGGTTACGGCGGCGCGGGTGGCATGGGTAAACTGCTGGCGGAATGGATCATTGACGGCGAAGCGCCGATGGATGTGTATGGCTATCGCGCCACCCGCTTTGGAAATTATTATTCCGATTTCAAATACGCGGCGGAACGCACGATGGAAAGCGTGAAGTATTACTATCGTTTGCGCTTCCCGCATGACGAACATGAGACGGCGCGTCCGCATCGGACAAGCCCCGTGCATTATCGCTTGATGGAAAACGGCGCGGTCTTCGGTGAGAAATTCGGCTGGGAGCGTGTGAACTTTTTTGAACCTGGCAAGGAATGGCGTCGTATGGGCGAAGACCAGCGCAAGTGGGGCTGGTCGAAACCTCCGTTCTTCGAGCGTTTGCGCGCGGAAGCGATTGCCACCCGTGAACGAGTTTGTTTGTACGATTTGACTTCGTTCGGAAAGATCGAAGTCAAAGGCAAAGGCGCATTGCCGTTGTTACAGCGGCTGACTTCCAGCAATATTGACAAGCCCGTTGGCAGTGCGATTTACACCCAGTTCTTGAATCGCAACGGCGGTATCGAATCCGATTTGACCGTCATTCGTTTGGGCGAAGAGCATTTCTGGGTCATTACAGGCTCGGGTTTTATCGCCAACGACCATGCGCGGATTTTGATGCACGTGGACGAAAAAGACGGCGACGTGTCCATCCGTGACATTACGATGGAACATGCCTGTCTCGCCTTGTGGGGACCGAAATCCCGCGATGTATTGAAGAAAATCACCGCGAGTGATGTCTCCAATGAAGCGCATCCGTATTTGACGACCAAACCTATTGTTATTAATGGCGTGACCGTGCTCGCGCAGCGCGTTAGTTATGCGGGTGAATTGGGCTGGGAGTTGTACATCCCCAACAACCGCGCCACAATGGTGTGGGATATGCTCATCGAAGCGGGTAAGGAATTCGGCATGGAACTCGGTGGCTACAAAGTGCTCGATCCGCTGCGCCTTGAAAAAGGATTCAAATATTTCACCGTGGACATCACCCCGACCACCACGCCCTACGAAGCGGGTCTCGGCTTCTGCGTGGATTTGGACAAGGGCAATTTTATCGGGCGCGAGGCGCTGGTCAAGCAGAAAGCGGAAGGCGTCACACGCAAACTCTGTACACTGGTATTAACGGACACGGAAGATTTCAAGCAAATCTACGGCGGCGAAGCGGTCTATCATGGTGATAAACTTGTCACCCGCGTGCGAAGCGGCGGTTATGGTTTCACCGTCAAGAAAAATATTTTGTATGCATATCTTCCCATTGAGTTGGCGAAAAAATGCGAACGCTTCACCATTGAACTCATCGAAGGCAACCTCGAAGCCGAAGTGACTGCAAATGTGTTGTACGACCCGAAAAGCGAGAAGTTGAAAGCGTAA